TCCTTGAGCGGTCCTTCCTGTGACTTCTTTTGTACCCTTGGGAGGCCTGTAGGGTAAGCAGAAACACTTCACCAAGATGCGCATGAATGAAGGACAAGATCTAGCAATATTTGTGATATTTGCCATGGTGGAAGTCGTTGTATCTTTAATCAGGGATTTGTGCTATTGAGCGTGAAATGATGTATTCGAGGATTAGTGCGTTACATTCAAGTCTGATTTACAACAATCAAGCAGTGAGTGAAGGTAGGTATCATATCGATCCATCTCCTTAGTTGTTCAATGTAATATCTTCGTCGGCTTCATGTTGACCAAGCAGACAGCAGCAGGGCACCTCCTAGCGCGTATGATTCTAAGCGTACAGAATGTCTTACTCGTTTGCTATCGTATATCGCTATACACACAGTTGTACGCGAAGTCAATACACATAAACACATATACGCTGCAGTGGCCTAGGTCTATGGTCAGCATCGCTTTGCACTAAACCAAATCCTCCTTACTAAACAGATCCGGCGCAGCCGGTGCTGACACGCTGACGACGGTGAGAGTTTCGCTTTCTGCAGCCATGTCGCGTCGTAATCTCTAGCTAATTACTGCAATACGTCATTGTGCTGACATttgtcatcgtcatcattAAAGAGAGACGATCTCTGCTTCTAGCCCCGCGCTTTTCTCAAAGGTTTTTATTTCAGTGGCTTTCCTGCGCTTCGATATTGTTATTTCTTCACTTATAGCTACTGTGAACAAGAATTCGTCTAATCATGCGTTTGTCACTGGCATTGTTTGGCCTGCCTCTTTGCTTGGCCTTTGCAGTCCCCGAGAACATCCAGCCACGGACAGAAAGCAGCGTCAATCTCGCCGAATGTCATTCAGCGAAAGAAGTCATCAAGCTACTGGATATGCAGCCCTCAGCCGAAAAGGGCTACTTTGTCGAAACCTTCCGAGACCCAGCAGTCACAGCCAACAATCGCTCTGCCAGCACCGCCATCTACTACCTGCTTGAAGGAAAATCAGGCTTCTCTCTTTGGCACAAGTTGGACGCTGCAGAGGTTTGGCACTATTATGCCGGATCACCTCTCGAGCTCTACCAGTCTCACAACGATGGAAGCTGTGTCAAGAAGAACCTGATGGGACCGGATATCTTCAAGGGACAGAGGCCGCAAGTTGTggttgaagagggagagtGGCAGAGAGCTCGCAGTTTGGGCAAGTGGACACTTGTTGGCACTACAGGTAAGAGGAAGCAAGCATGATGTATCCCCGAGAAGCTGAAATTGACATTTTTAGTTGCTCCAGGATTTGACCCCAACGGAGAGGTGCTTCAGACAGAGAGCTGGGAGCCGCAAGGCTGTTAAAACAGTTTCTGGGTATTTTGGCTCAACATGGACGGGATGCATATTCTTGCTCTATGTTTCCTCTTTACGTTATGCCAACCATGAATGGAATGGGGGTAGATATTGAGGATGCTACTTTGACCCCTTTCGAAGGCGTCGCGAAGTACAGAGCAGGAGTACGTACAAGAGAGGTGGAATAGAATAGGTACATCTCTTCCTTTCAACCCATATTTAGCTGAGTCTCCTAACCTCATGCATCACACCAGAGGTCCTACTACCTTGCCACTTAAACCGGCTTAGTCTCCAGATCCCGCAGACCCTtattctcatcatcaatggTAGAGATGATGGACTCAAGATCAGTATGACTAGTGATCTCGAACAGTGTCTTGTGAGGTTCCTTGTAGAGGTAGAACTTGCCGCCCAAAATCTGAAACACGGACATACGGGGTCTCCTATATCCAGGCTCAGAGAAGAGAGGCCTGACAAAACCTTGAATGCCGTGTTGAAAGACCAGCTCAGCTACTTCGCCATCTGGGCCCCATATTCTGTCGTAGCCCATGTCGCGGTAGTCATTTGTCCAGTTGTGTGGGGGTTTGAGCTGTGCTCAACTTGTCAGTAGAGAACGATGGAGTGGATGAAGGGAGAAGTACTCCTCCGAGTGCAGTGACGCATTTGCCATTAGAAATTTCCAGCACATCGCTCATCATGGTAAATAGAGGTTGTGAACGAAATTAAAAAGAGAATAATATGCCCAGAGAGGTCGAGAGGAGCAGACGAGCGGAGAGTGAAGATGGAGATTTAGGAAATCCTCGAATGGTATAGGTTAGTGGGCATAGATAGATGGCGTCTAGATCGTCAAACTTCACCGACGTCAGTGGTGGCTTTGGATTGAAAGTCTGAGCGCAATTAGATACATGTGATAATAGATCTATAGAGAGCTATCCATTAGTAGACATTCCTAATTGTGAATTTGGTGACACTTTTAAAAGCTGCTGTGCGGACATCGTTAAAGATTTGTTGTCATCCATCCTAACTATTGGCTATCAAACTCCATTCCATCTGAGAAGTGCAACCTCAGTAAAAAGAAAGGGTGCCTATAAGTGAGGTGAAATATCAAAAAGTTAGGTCGTAACTTTTTTGGggggttttttttttatttttatgGCGCCTGGCCAGCGGTGGTCGGTTCATCCacccgttggctcatgtgggCCTCTTTGGAGTTTTGCTCCTTGGAGGCCCGTGGCCCCGCATGAGCCAAACGGGCAGGGAAGAGAGTTTGGTTTTGTTTGTGGTTTTTGACCACTTGACCAGGCGCCGAGCACTTTGTGCTTTTTTTTCGGGGTGGAAGAGTAAGGATTGAACTTGGTTATAAAGCTTCCGGCGCTTGACAGTGACAGTGATAGTGACTCAGTTGCAGCCACTGCTTGAGAGCCACAGAGCGCCTCAGCCACACCCCAGAACCTGTGTGGGGTCAGGTGCATGTGGGGAGAACACAACCGCCCCTGGCCCCACATGAACCAACAGGTAtcaaccatcaccatcagaccatccttgagctcttctgTCTACCTATGCTCGGCTAGTGCTATACCGAAGCCGTTCGCCTCTGGCTGAAAAGTCACAGACCTAAACATTCCTTCGTCGCCCTCGCTAATGGCCAAGCCGACCATGACGACCTCCTGTGTTAAGGTTGCCCCAGTGACAGATGTTGATGTTTATCTGGATCCGGAACGGAACACATCTGAGGGTCGACTAGAGGTCTCTGGCAATTAAGTTCAGCTCGCACTACGGTCTGGCCGATCCTTTCCTCTGACAATGGAATCCTATCGCCTCGCCAGAA
This region of Fusarium keratoplasticum isolate Fu6.1 chromosome 7, whole genome shotgun sequence genomic DNA includes:
- a CDS encoding Cupin-5 domain-containing protein; translation: MRLSLALFGLPLCLAFAVPENIQPRTESSVNLAECHSAKEVIKLLDMQPSAEKGYFVETFRDPAVTANNRSASTAIYYLLEGKSGFSLWHKLDAAEVWHYYAGSPLELYQSHNDGSCVKKNLMGPDIFKGQRPQVVVEEGEWQRARSLGKWTLVGTTVAPGFDPNGEVLQTESWEPQGC